The Leifsonia williamsii genome includes a region encoding these proteins:
- a CDS encoding NAD-dependent epimerase/dehydratase family protein translates to MTALQGASVLVTGGAGTIGSQIVDQLLDAGAAHVDVLDNLVRGRLANLDDALASGRVTLVEGDLRDRDLVHDVTRGKDLVFHEAAIRITQCAEEPRLALEVLVDGTFTVIEAAVEHGVDKLVSASSASVYGLAEEFPTTERHHHHNNDTFYGAAKSFNEGMLRSFRAMNGLDYVILRYFNVYGPRMDVHGLYTEVLVRWMERIADGKPPLIFGDGQQTMDFVFTRDIARANLLAASADLHEGVYNIASGTETSLLGLAEALLRAMDSDLSVEHGPERAVNGVTRRLADTSAAQRDLGFTAEVGLEEGLRELVEWWRPLREEIAAGRALVNS, encoded by the coding sequence GTGACCGCGCTGCAGGGCGCCTCCGTCCTGGTGACGGGCGGCGCCGGCACGATCGGCTCGCAGATCGTCGACCAGCTGCTCGACGCGGGCGCCGCCCACGTCGACGTGCTCGACAACCTCGTGCGCGGACGCCTGGCCAACCTCGACGACGCCCTGGCCTCCGGCCGGGTGACGCTCGTCGAGGGCGACCTGCGCGACCGCGACCTGGTGCACGACGTGACCCGCGGCAAGGACCTCGTCTTCCACGAGGCGGCCATCCGCATCACCCAGTGCGCGGAGGAGCCGCGGCTCGCCCTGGAGGTTCTGGTCGACGGCACGTTCACCGTGATCGAGGCGGCGGTCGAGCACGGCGTCGACAAGCTGGTCAGCGCCTCCAGCGCGTCGGTCTACGGCCTGGCGGAGGAGTTCCCGACCACCGAGCGGCACCACCACCACAACAACGACACCTTCTACGGCGCCGCGAAGTCGTTCAACGAGGGGATGCTGCGCAGCTTCCGCGCGATGAACGGGCTCGACTACGTCATCCTCCGCTACTTCAACGTCTACGGCCCGCGCATGGACGTGCACGGCCTCTACACCGAGGTGCTCGTGCGCTGGATGGAGCGGATCGCCGACGGCAAGCCGCCGCTGATCTTCGGCGACGGGCAGCAGACGATGGACTTCGTCTTCACCCGCGACATCGCCCGCGCCAACCTGCTCGCGGCCTCCGCGGACCTCCACGAGGGCGTCTACAACATCGCGAGCGGCACCGAGACGAGCCTCCTGGGGCTCGCGGAGGCGCTGCTGCGGGCCATGGACTCCGACCTGTCGGTCGAGCACGGGCCCGAGCGCGCGGTCAACGGCGTCACCCGCCGGCTGGCCGACACCTCCGCCGCGCAGCGCGACCTCGGCTTCACCGCAGAGGTGGGGCTCGAGGAGGGCCTGCGCGAGCTGGTCGAGTGGTGGCGTCCGCTCCGCGAGGAGATCGCCGCAGGACGGGCGCTGGTGAACTCGTGA
- a CDS encoding Gfo/Idh/MocA family protein: METRLRIAVIGAGYWGPNLARNFAASPEWDLAAICDLDRDRAEGLAARVGGVDVHTDLDELLQRDDVDAVAIATPARTHHGIALRALAAGKHVMVEKPLADAGDLGRAMVAAASASGLVLMADHTYCYTPAVLKIRELVAEGALGDILFVDSTRINLGLIQPDVDVFWDLAPHDLSIIDFVVPGGLRPETVSAHGADPLGAGKSCVGYLVLPLPNGAMAHVHVNWLSPTKIRQMVIGGTKRTLVWDDLNPQQRISVYDRGVDLGLQAVDGVERTAATVSYRLGDTWSPALPEREALSQMAAEFADSIRERRAPRTDGEAGLRVLSVLEAASRSLATGGSAVPTETAQPAEAQESLAGAL; the protein is encoded by the coding sequence ATGGAAACACGACTGCGCATCGCCGTGATCGGCGCCGGCTACTGGGGCCCGAACCTGGCCCGCAACTTCGCTGCCAGTCCCGAATGGGACCTGGCGGCCATCTGCGATCTTGATCGCGACCGGGCGGAGGGTCTCGCCGCCCGCGTGGGAGGGGTCGACGTCCACACGGACCTCGACGAGCTCCTGCAGAGGGACGATGTCGACGCCGTCGCCATCGCCACTCCCGCACGCACCCATCACGGCATCGCCCTGCGCGCCCTCGCCGCAGGCAAGCACGTGATGGTCGAGAAGCCGCTCGCCGACGCAGGTGACTTGGGTCGCGCCATGGTCGCTGCTGCGTCGGCGAGCGGTCTGGTCCTCATGGCCGACCACACCTACTGCTACACGCCAGCGGTGCTGAAGATCCGCGAGCTGGTGGCGGAGGGTGCGCTCGGCGACATCCTGTTCGTGGACTCGACCCGCATCAACCTGGGTCTGATCCAGCCGGACGTGGACGTCTTCTGGGACCTCGCGCCGCACGACCTGTCGATCATCGACTTCGTCGTCCCCGGCGGCCTCCGGCCCGAGACGGTGTCGGCGCACGGCGCCGACCCGCTCGGCGCCGGCAAGTCATGCGTCGGCTACCTCGTGCTGCCGCTGCCGAACGGCGCCATGGCGCACGTGCACGTCAACTGGCTGAGCCCGACGAAGATCCGGCAGATGGTCATCGGCGGCACCAAGCGCACGCTGGTCTGGGACGACCTGAACCCGCAGCAGCGGATCAGCGTCTACGACCGCGGCGTCGACCTGGGCCTGCAGGCCGTCGACGGCGTCGAGCGCACCGCGGCCACCGTCTCCTACCGGCTCGGCGACACCTGGTCGCCTGCCCTCCCCGAGCGGGAGGCGCTGTCGCAGATGGCGGCGGAGTTCGCCGACAGCATCCGCGAGCGCCGCGCCCCGCGCACCGACGGCGAGGCGGGCCTCCGCGTGCTGTCGGTGCTGGAGGCGGCAAGCCGCAGCCTCGCGACCGGCGGGTCCGCCGTGCCCACCGAGACCGCCCAGCCCGCCGAGGCTCAGGAGTCGCTGGCGGGTGCGCTGTGA
- a CDS encoding DUF4082 domain-containing protein gives MRFDGLDRRRGVMVAIAIVVVLALAAWAAVAVSRPAQADAGCNAQPNPIVCENALGGTDPDVWDINGSGDPSIQGFSTDISVNIGGTIGFKVDTDASSYTMTIYRTGYYGGDGARRIDSVPVTIVGEQPECKKDDTTDLYDCGNWAQTASWTVPPNAVSGVYIAVLERGDTHGKSHITFIVRNDASTAPVLFQTSDPTWQAYNTYGGSDFYQGGQNNRAYKISYNRPVVTRSDNDGRDFYFSAEYPMVRFLEKNGYNTTYFSGVDTDRYGSLLKNHKVFLSVGHDEYWSAAQRANVLAARDAGVNLQFLSGNEAYWHTRYENSIAGPSTAYRTLVSYKETWGDDKIDTSTPEWTGTWRDPRFASQANGAGLPENGLTGTMYMANFSDLAVTVTQAQGKQRLWRNTGLSSMFSSSTALAAHTVGYESDEDVDNGFRPAGLIRVSTTTGAVPQYLQDFGQVVAAGTTTHSMTLYKAASGALVFSAGTIQWTWGLDAEHDGQGPAADVRMQQAQVNLLADMGAQAGTLSTTLKAATASTDKTAPTVTISTPAANASIPNGTQVTFSGTASDSGGVVSGVEVSVDGGTTWHPATGTTSWTYTYSQHGIGAVSLRVRASDDSANVSTPVSRTVNVTGPYSYFGSEAPKTADGGDGAAVELGLRFTPTQNGFISGVRFYKSAANTGTHTGSLWDASGTRLANVTFGTESASGWQAANFTSPVAVTAGTAYTISYSAPNGHYAATPYQWPYAPETNAPFTVAGGYGAEPGGTYNTTLGQYPQSVYQGANYWVDPIFTPTDTSPLVASGQWPLPGSSSVPANTTIGAVLSRDVPGANIAFTVKDQNGASVAGTVQYASSTRTATFTPSSALDGFVKFSVTLTATDANGIALSSGGSWSFTSAKPDTAAGTCPCSVFTDTTTPSVLQVPDQPVTLGMRFVSSIDGQVTGVRFYKNQQNTGTHVGALWQGTNKVAEGTFQNESTAGWQTLTFSQPVDVTKGTEYTVSYRTTTGNYSATPGAFSSAVTRGPLTAPAEAGTFSYADGVAPTTQVSTSYLVDVVLAKLPDPIAVVSADPASGAVEVDPAATPSVTLSAPVGPGWSLTAATGSTPIAGSAALSADAKTITFTPAAALPSGAAVTMTLGGVTSTEGATLATQKWSFTVKAAEVASYTVLGNAAPAVPAATDDASAVQLGMAFSTSQAGDVTAIRFYKGATNTGTHIGALWSGTDKLAEVTFQNETATGWQTAQLSTPVTLTPGTTYVVSYLAPKGNYAYTSNGFASAMTSGPLTAPGGSNGRYLYGSTLGAPTFSYQATNYFVDVVFKPAAGSTGGGTGTTGGGTTPTPTPTPTPTPTPTPTPTPTPTPTPTPTPTPTPTPAPAGVSIFPTTATPANQTWPDTPPLQVGVRFTTSQAGTITGIRFYKGAGDTGTHTVYLWSPTGQVMATAPSTGETVSGWQSVAFATPVAVQANTEYRATYYTTGATYAVDPGALAAPVTNGPLSTPANGGVYQYSTDFPDHVVSHNYWADVLFVAGG, from the coding sequence ATGCGCTTCGACGGCCTCGACCGCCGGCGCGGGGTGATGGTCGCCATCGCCATCGTCGTGGTGCTCGCGCTCGCCGCGTGGGCCGCGGTGGCCGTCAGCCGTCCCGCCCAGGCGGACGCCGGCTGCAACGCCCAGCCGAATCCGATCGTCTGCGAGAACGCGCTCGGCGGCACCGACCCCGACGTGTGGGACATCAACGGGTCCGGCGACCCGTCGATCCAGGGCTTCTCCACCGATATCAGCGTGAACATCGGCGGCACCATCGGCTTCAAGGTCGACACCGACGCCTCCTCGTACACGATGACGATCTACCGCACCGGCTACTACGGCGGCGACGGCGCTCGCCGCATCGACTCGGTGCCCGTGACGATCGTGGGCGAACAGCCCGAGTGCAAGAAGGACGACACCACCGACCTCTACGACTGCGGCAACTGGGCGCAGACCGCCAGCTGGACCGTGCCGCCGAACGCCGTCTCCGGCGTCTACATCGCGGTGCTGGAGCGCGGGGACACCCACGGCAAGAGCCACATCACCTTCATCGTGCGCAACGACGCGAGCACGGCGCCGGTGCTGTTCCAAACCTCCGACCCGACCTGGCAGGCGTACAACACGTACGGCGGGTCCGACTTCTACCAGGGCGGCCAGAACAACCGCGCGTACAAGATCAGCTACAACCGGCCCGTGGTCACGCGTAGCGACAACGACGGCCGCGACTTCTACTTCAGCGCCGAGTACCCGATGGTCCGGTTCCTGGAGAAGAACGGGTACAACACCACCTACTTCAGCGGCGTCGACACCGACCGGTACGGCTCGCTGCTGAAGAACCACAAGGTGTTCCTCTCGGTCGGGCACGACGAGTACTGGTCGGCGGCGCAGCGCGCCAACGTCCTGGCCGCGCGGGACGCCGGGGTGAATCTGCAGTTCCTCTCGGGCAACGAGGCCTACTGGCACACCCGGTACGAGAACTCCATCGCCGGCCCCTCCACCGCGTACCGCACGCTCGTGTCGTACAAGGAGACCTGGGGCGACGACAAGATCGACACCAGCACACCGGAGTGGACGGGCACCTGGCGGGACCCGCGCTTCGCGTCGCAGGCGAACGGCGCCGGCCTGCCCGAGAACGGGCTCACCGGGACCATGTACATGGCGAACTTCAGCGACCTCGCGGTGACGGTCACCCAGGCGCAGGGCAAGCAGCGGCTCTGGCGCAACACCGGCCTGTCGTCGATGTTCAGCTCGAGCACGGCGCTCGCCGCGCACACGGTCGGCTACGAGTCGGACGAGGACGTCGACAACGGCTTCCGGCCGGCCGGGCTGATCCGCGTCTCCACCACCACCGGCGCGGTGCCGCAGTACCTGCAGGACTTCGGGCAGGTGGTCGCCGCCGGCACCACCACGCACAGCATGACGCTCTACAAGGCGGCGAGCGGAGCGCTGGTGTTCAGCGCCGGCACGATCCAGTGGACCTGGGGCCTCGACGCGGAGCACGACGGGCAGGGGCCTGCGGCGGACGTGCGGATGCAGCAGGCGCAGGTCAACCTCCTCGCCGACATGGGCGCGCAGGCCGGCACGCTCTCGACGACCCTGAAGGCGGCGACGGCCAGCACCGACAAGACAGCGCCGACGGTCACCATCTCGACGCCCGCCGCGAACGCGAGCATCCCCAACGGCACGCAGGTGACCTTCAGCGGCACGGCGAGCGATTCCGGCGGCGTGGTCTCCGGCGTGGAGGTCTCGGTCGACGGCGGCACGACGTGGCACCCCGCGACGGGCACGACCTCGTGGACGTACACCTACTCGCAGCACGGGATCGGCGCGGTGTCGCTCAGGGTCCGCGCGTCCGACGACAGCGCGAACGTCTCCACCCCGGTCTCGCGGACGGTCAACGTGACCGGTCCGTACTCGTACTTCGGCTCGGAGGCGCCCAAGACGGCCGACGGCGGCGACGGCGCTGCGGTCGAGCTGGGCCTGCGGTTCACCCCGACCCAGAACGGCTTCATCAGCGGCGTGCGCTTCTACAAGTCGGCCGCGAACACCGGCACGCACACCGGCTCGCTGTGGGACGCCTCCGGCACCCGGCTGGCGAACGTGACCTTCGGCACCGAGTCGGCCTCGGGCTGGCAGGCGGCGAACTTCACATCGCCGGTCGCCGTGACGGCCGGGACGGCCTACACGATCTCGTACTCCGCGCCCAACGGGCACTACGCGGCGACGCCGTACCAGTGGCCGTACGCACCCGAGACGAACGCGCCCTTCACGGTCGCGGGAGGCTACGGCGCCGAGCCGGGCGGCACCTACAACACGACGCTCGGCCAGTACCCGCAGAGCGTGTACCAGGGCGCCAACTACTGGGTGGACCCGATCTTCACGCCGACCGACACCTCGCCCCTGGTGGCGAGCGGGCAGTGGCCGCTCCCCGGCTCCTCGTCGGTGCCGGCGAACACCACGATCGGCGCGGTGCTGTCGCGGGATGTGCCCGGCGCGAACATCGCCTTCACGGTGAAGGACCAGAACGGCGCGAGCGTCGCGGGGACCGTGCAGTACGCCTCCTCGACCCGCACCGCGACCTTCACCCCGAGCTCCGCACTGGACGGCTTCGTGAAGTTCTCGGTCACCCTCACGGCGACCGACGCGAACGGCATCGCGCTGTCCTCCGGCGGCTCGTGGAGCTTCACCTCGGCCAAGCCGGACACCGCTGCCGGCACCTGCCCGTGCAGCGTCTTCACCGACACCACCACGCCCAGCGTGCTGCAGGTGCCCGACCAGCCGGTGACGCTCGGCATGCGGTTCGTCTCGAGCATCGACGGTCAGGTGACCGGCGTGCGCTTCTACAAGAACCAGCAGAACACCGGCACGCACGTCGGCGCGCTGTGGCAGGGCACGAACAAGGTGGCGGAGGGCACGTTCCAGAACGAGTCGACCGCGGGCTGGCAGACGCTGACCTTCTCGCAGCCGGTGGATGTCACCAAGGGCACCGAGTACACGGTCTCGTACCGCACGACCACCGGGAACTACTCCGCGACGCCGGGCGCCTTCAGCTCGGCCGTGACGCGCGGCCCGCTGACCGCCCCGGCGGAGGCAGGCACGTTCAGCTACGCCGACGGCGTCGCCCCGACGACGCAGGTCAGCACCAGCTACCTCGTCGACGTGGTCCTGGCCAAGCTGCCCGACCCGATCGCGGTCGTCTCGGCGGACCCGGCGAGCGGAGCCGTGGAGGTCGACCCGGCCGCCACGCCGTCCGTCACCCTCTCCGCCCCGGTCGGCCCGGGCTGGAGCCTCACGGCCGCGACCGGCTCGACGCCGATCGCCGGCTCGGCCGCCCTCTCGGCCGACGCGAAGACGATCACGTTCACCCCGGCGGCCGCGCTGCCGTCCGGCGCGGCCGTGACGATGACGCTCGGCGGCGTGACATCGACCGAGGGCGCGACGCTCGCCACGCAGAAGTGGAGCTTCACGGTCAAGGCCGCGGAAGTCGCCTCCTACACCGTGCTCGGCAACGCCGCCCCTGCGGTGCCCGCGGCGACCGACGACGCCTCGGCGGTGCAGCTCGGCATGGCGTTCAGCACCAGCCAGGCCGGAGACGTCACCGCGATCCGCTTCTACAAGGGGGCGACGAACACCGGCACGCACATCGGGGCGCTGTGGTCGGGCACGGACAAGCTGGCGGAGGTGACGTTCCAGAACGAGACCGCCACCGGCTGGCAGACCGCGCAGCTCTCGACCCCGGTCACGCTGACGCCCGGCACCACCTACGTCGTGTCGTACCTGGCCCCGAAGGGCAACTACGCGTACACGTCGAACGGCTTCGCCTCCGCGATGACGAGCGGGCCGCTGACCGCGCCCGGCGGCAGCAACGGCCGGTACCTGTACGGCTCGACGCTCGGCGCTCCGACCTTCAGCTACCAGGCCACGAACTACTTCGTCGACGTGGTGTTCAAGCCGGCCGCGGGCTCCACCGGGGGCGGCACCGGGACGACGGGTGGCGGCACGACGCCGACGCCGACTCCCACGCCGACTCCCACGCCGACGCCGACGCCGACGCCGACTCCCACGCCCACCCCGACTCCCACCCCGACGCCGACTCCCACGCCGACTCCGGCCCCCGCCGGCGTCTCGATCTTCCCGACCACGGCGACGCCGGCCAACCAGACCTGGCCCGACACCCCGCCGCTGCAGGTCGGCGTGCGCTTCACCACCTCGCAGGCGGGCACGATCACCGGGATCCGCTTCTACAAGGGCGCGGGCGACACCGGGACGCACACCGTGTACCTCTGGTCGCCGACCGGGCAGGTGATGGCGACCGCGCCCTCCACCGGCGAGACGGTGAGCGGCTGGCAGTCCGTCGCCTTCGCCACCCCGGTGGCGGTGCAGGCGAACACCGAGTACCGCGCCACCTACTACACGACCGGGGCGACCTACGCGGTCGATCCAGGAGCCCTCGCGGCGCCCGTGACCAACGGGCCGCTGTCGACGCCCGCCAACGGCGGCGTCTACCAATACTCGACCGATTTTCCCGATCATGTGGTCTCGCACAACTACTGGGCCGACGTGCTGTTCGTCGCCGGAGGGTAG
- a CDS encoding glycosyltransferase, with translation MPANTPDARPAPPTGAVIVPAHNEERVIERTLHRLLPLLAHDTVEVIVVVNGSTDGTAAAARHVPGVTVIESGIGSKPAAMNLGDAAATRWPRLYLDADIDVEPEAVEAVFRSLADPRGPLAARPASVIDTSASSFPVRAYYRARARIPERGTRLWGAGLYAVSREGHERFDAFADVTADDSWFDALFAEDEKEVLPTSPARVHAPTNTAALLAILSRHRRGYVELDGDAAAQSTDRVAALLRTIRGPRSAFDACCYAALAAAARLRTRRTVGAGTRRWETDGTTRAGRPAHGTVGAR, from the coding sequence ATGCCAGCGAACACCCCCGACGCCCGGCCGGCCCCGCCGACCGGAGCCGTCATCGTCCCCGCCCACAACGAGGAGCGCGTGATCGAGCGTACGCTCCACCGCCTCCTCCCGCTCCTCGCGCACGACACGGTCGAGGTGATCGTCGTGGTCAACGGCAGCACCGACGGCACGGCCGCCGCCGCCCGGCACGTGCCCGGCGTCACCGTGATCGAGAGCGGCATCGGCTCCAAGCCCGCCGCCATGAACCTCGGCGACGCCGCCGCCACCCGCTGGCCGCGGCTCTACCTCGACGCCGACATCGACGTCGAGCCGGAGGCGGTGGAGGCGGTGTTCCGGTCGCTCGCGGATCCCCGCGGCCCGCTCGCCGCCCGCCCCGCCTCCGTCATCGACACCTCGGCCTCCTCCTTCCCCGTGCGCGCGTACTACCGCGCCCGGGCGCGCATCCCCGAGCGGGGCACGCGCCTCTGGGGCGCCGGCCTGTACGCCGTCTCTCGCGAGGGGCACGAGCGCTTCGACGCCTTCGCCGACGTCACGGCCGACGACTCCTGGTTCGACGCGCTCTTCGCCGAGGACGAGAAGGAGGTGCTTCCCACCTCCCCCGCGCGCGTGCACGCCCCGACGAACACCGCGGCGCTCCTCGCCATCCTGAGCCGGCACCGCCGCGGCTACGTGGAGCTCGACGGTGACGCCGCCGCGCAATCCACCGACCGGGTCGCGGCGCTGCTGCGGACCATCCGCGGCCCGCGCTCCGCCTTCGACGCCTGCTGCTACGCCGCCCTCGCGGCGGCCGCCCGCCTGCGCACCCGCCGCACGGTCGGCGCCGGCACCCGCCGGTGGGAGACCGACGGCACCACCAGGGCCGGACGGCCCGCACACGGGACGGTGGGCGCCCGATGA
- a CDS encoding GMC oxidoreductase gives MRLDSLPADDEHYGLVVVGAGPVGLALALEASQTGTHVLLLDAGAEDAGRRDKPPARRRNDTIVDPDRHAPELQTTRVGLGGASWMWGGRCVTYEPVDFEQRDHVPDSDWPIGFSAIEPWRAKAQEYLDCGAGPFASAEPDWPGLGEFRMSQLERWARQPKLGPRLGARVLADPLIDLLSDAPVVGIAFDDDGSTVRGLRIRHGDRPAIVRGDRYALAAGGMETVRLLLDAQRTLPTAFGGVDGPLGRYYMGHATGSIANIVLTDPADIALLDFHRDEHDSYVRRRFSLPAEALNEHRLLNASFYLDNPPFYDYRHKNATLSAVFLALAVPPVGRRILAEGIRVRHIGPEPRRYGPHIVNVLRNPVRAVIDSWDILRRRYLSRVRKPGFLLRNPGGTYAIHYHSEQIANPDSRVRLDGGVNPDGTPSMLIDFRYTDQDVDSVLRFHELLDDRLRASGKGRVEYLDPPERRAAGVWEQAIDGFHHIGTTRMSARPGDGVVDADCRVHGVDNLYIASSSVLRTSAEANPTFTTVCLALRLAHHLAETPALTHPRKDEAAVEG, from the coding sequence ATGAGACTCGACAGCCTCCCCGCCGACGACGAGCACTACGGCCTCGTCGTGGTCGGCGCCGGCCCCGTGGGCCTCGCCCTCGCCCTGGAGGCGTCGCAGACCGGCACGCACGTGCTCCTGCTCGACGCCGGCGCCGAGGACGCGGGCCGCCGCGACAAGCCGCCGGCGCGCCGCCGCAACGACACCATCGTCGACCCCGACCGGCACGCCCCCGAGCTGCAGACCACCCGCGTCGGCCTCGGCGGCGCCTCCTGGATGTGGGGCGGCCGCTGCGTCACCTACGAGCCGGTGGACTTCGAGCAGCGCGACCATGTGCCCGACTCGGACTGGCCGATCGGCTTCTCAGCGATCGAGCCCTGGCGCGCGAAGGCGCAGGAGTACCTCGATTGCGGCGCCGGGCCCTTCGCCTCCGCCGAACCGGACTGGCCGGGCCTGGGTGAGTTCCGCATGTCGCAGCTGGAGCGCTGGGCCCGACAGCCCAAGCTCGGCCCGCGCCTCGGCGCGCGCGTGCTCGCCGACCCGCTGATCGACCTGCTGAGCGACGCGCCCGTCGTCGGCATCGCCTTCGACGACGACGGCAGCACTGTCCGCGGCCTCCGCATCCGCCACGGCGACCGCCCCGCGATCGTGCGCGGTGACCGGTACGCGCTGGCGGCGGGAGGGATGGAGACCGTGCGCCTGCTGCTGGACGCCCAGCGCACCCTCCCCACGGCGTTCGGCGGTGTCGACGGCCCGCTCGGCCGCTACTACATGGGCCACGCCACCGGCAGCATCGCGAACATCGTGCTGACCGACCCGGCCGACATCGCCCTCCTCGACTTCCACCGCGACGAGCACGACAGCTACGTGCGCCGGCGCTTCTCCCTCCCGGCGGAGGCGCTGAACGAGCACCGCCTGCTCAACGCGAGCTTCTACCTCGACAACCCGCCGTTCTACGACTACCGGCACAAGAACGCGACGCTGTCGGCCGTCTTCCTGGCGCTGGCCGTGCCGCCCGTCGGCCGCCGCATCCTCGCCGAGGGCATCCGCGTGCGCCACATCGGCCCGGAACCGCGGCGCTACGGGCCGCACATCGTCAACGTGCTGCGCAACCCGGTGCGCGCGGTGATCGACTCGTGGGACATCCTGCGCCGCCGCTACCTGTCGCGCGTGCGCAAGCCCGGCTTCCTGCTGCGGAACCCGGGAGGCACGTACGCCATCCACTACCACTCGGAGCAGATCGCGAACCCCGACAGCCGCGTCCGGCTCGACGGCGGCGTGAACCCGGACGGCACGCCCAGCATGCTGATCGACTTCCGCTACACCGACCAGGACGTGGACTCGGTGCTCCGCTTCCACGAACTTCTCGACGACCGCCTCCGCGCCTCCGGCAAGGGCCGCGTCGAATACCTCGACCCGCCGGAGCGCCGCGCTGCGGGCGTCTGGGAGCAGGCGATCGACGGCTTCCACCACATCGGCACCACCCGCATGAGCGCCCGCCCGGGCGACGGCGTGGTCGACGCCGACTGCCGCGTCCACGGCGTCGACAACCTCTACATCGCCTCCAGCAGCGTCCTCCGCACCTCCGCCGAGGCCAACCCCACCTTCACCACCGTCTGCCTCGCCCTCCGCCTGGCGCACCACCTGGCGGAGACGCCTGCGCTCACCCACCCCCGGAAGGACGAGGCCGCGGTCGAGGGCTGA
- the pip gene encoding prolyl aminopeptidase has product MRSLYPEIEPYDSGMLDVGDGQQLYWETSGDPGGKPVVFLHGGPGGGTTPAHRRLFDPSRYRIVLVDQRGCGRSLPHASDPSADLSVNTTWHLVADLERLREHLGIERWQVFGGSWGSTLALAYAETHPERVTELVLRGIFTLRAQELDWFYEGGAAALFPDLWEGFVEPVPVEERAHLIRAYHRLLNDPDPAVHEPAAVAWSRWESSTITLLPREDLVATFTEPRYAVAFARIENHYFVNGGWMEEGQLIRDAGRLAGIPAVIVQGRYDVCTPPMTAWDLHRAWPEAELRMVPDAGHAFDEPGILDALVEATDRFAGE; this is encoded by the coding sequence ATGCGGAGCCTGTACCCCGAGATCGAGCCGTACGACAGCGGGATGCTGGACGTCGGCGACGGCCAACAGCTGTACTGGGAGACCAGCGGCGACCCGGGCGGCAAGCCGGTGGTGTTCCTCCACGGCGGCCCGGGAGGCGGCACGACGCCCGCGCACCGGCGGCTGTTCGACCCGTCCCGCTACCGGATCGTGCTGGTCGACCAGCGGGGGTGCGGTCGCAGCCTCCCGCACGCGAGCGACCCCTCCGCCGACCTCTCGGTCAACACCACCTGGCACCTGGTCGCCGACCTGGAGCGGCTGCGCGAGCACCTCGGCATCGAACGCTGGCAGGTGTTCGGCGGGTCGTGGGGCTCGACGCTCGCGCTGGCGTACGCGGAGACGCACCCGGAGCGGGTGACGGAGCTGGTGCTCCGCGGCATCTTCACGCTGCGGGCGCAGGAGCTCGACTGGTTCTACGAGGGCGGCGCGGCGGCGCTGTTCCCCGATCTGTGGGAAGGGTTCGTGGAGCCGGTGCCTGTGGAGGAACGTGCGCACCTGATCCGCGCCTACCACCGCCTCCTCAACGACCCGGACCCCGCCGTGCACGAGCCGGCGGCCGTGGCCTGGTCGCGCTGGGAGTCGTCGACGATCACGCTGCTGCCCCGCGAGGACCTCGTCGCCACCTTCACCGAGCCGCGCTACGCTGTCGCGTTCGCGCGCATCGAGAACCACTACTTCGTCAACGGCGGCTGGATGGAGGAGGGGCAGCTGATCCGCGACGCCGGCCGGCTGGCCGGCATCCCGGCCGTGATCGTCCAGGGCCGATACGACGTGTGCACGCCCCCGATGACGGCCTGGGACCTCCACCGGGCGTGGCCGGAGGCGGAGCTGCGGATGGTGCCGGACGCGGGGCACGCCTTCGACGAGCCGGGGATTCTGGATGCGTTGGTGGAGGCGACGGATCGGTTCGCGGGGGAGTAG